One genomic segment of Oenanthe melanoleuca isolate GR-GAL-2019-014 chromosome 5, OMel1.0, whole genome shotgun sequence includes these proteins:
- the IAPP gene encoding islet amyloid polypeptide, translating into MCNLKLSVFFIALSVTLSCLESTPIERLLSVADDLSDGTSKRQGWMLPVLSQNTLSGLSEEMPEQPSAKTKSPRLARRRCGTATCVTQRLAAFLARSGGSAGAARPPTAVGPASYGRRRAAGRA; encoded by the exons ATGTGCAACCTAAAGCTGTCAGTTTTCTTCATTGCACTTTCTGTCACTCTGAGCTGTTTGGAATCTACACCTATCGAGAG ACTACTGTCTGTGGCCGATGATCTATCTGATGGTACTTCCAAGAGACAAGGATGGATGTTGCCTGTATTGTCACAGAATACACTCTCAGGACTTAGTGAGGAAATGCCAGAACAACCATCAGCAAAGACAAAAAG CCCCCGGCTGGCGAGGAGGAGGTGCGGCACGGCCACCTGCGTGACCCAGCGCCTGGCCGCGTTCCTGGCGCGCTccggcggcagcgccggcgccgcccgcccgcccaCGGCCGTGGGCCCGGCCAGCTACGGcaggcggcgggcggcgggccGGGCCTAG